One genomic region from Acidobacteriota bacterium encodes:
- the trpD gene encoding anthranilate phosphoribosyltransferase, which produces MITEALHLVASHQRSLSRADARAVMAEILSGQATDAQIAGLVVALHIKGETVDEIVGFAEAIREVATPIRTADLRPTDSRPKDPALDVSDTERDALVDTCGTGGDTSGTFNISTATALVIAGAGVRVAKHGNRSVTSQCGSADVVEALGVDIMLSPERLAACLKEIGIAFLFAPNIHATLKHVQAARRELKLRTIFNLLGPLTNPARASAQVVGVYAEALVEKLGEALRRLGLQRALVVHGMDGLDEITISRETKVAELRDGRLKTYYVQPEELGVPRRPLEEIAGGDAKQNAKIIREVLAGKKSARRDVVLMNAAAALVVAGKVDKIAAGMPLAQESIDSGKAKQKLDALVKFTTSAKKVS; this is translated from the coding sequence ATGATCACCGAAGCCCTGCACCTCGTCGCGAGCCACCAGCGCTCGCTCTCGCGCGCCGACGCGCGCGCCGTGATGGCTGAGATCCTCAGCGGCCAGGCCACCGACGCGCAGATCGCCGGCCTAGTGGTCGCGCTGCACATCAAGGGCGAGACGGTGGACGAGATCGTCGGATTTGCGGAGGCCATCCGCGAAGTCGCCACGCCCATCCGTACGGCGGATTTACGTCCCACTGATTCACGTCCCAAAGATCCGGCGCTCGACGTCAGTGACACCGAGCGCGACGCGCTGGTCGATACCTGCGGCACCGGCGGCGATACCAGTGGCACATTCAACATCTCGACCGCGACCGCGCTGGTGATCGCGGGCGCCGGCGTGCGCGTGGCCAAGCACGGCAATCGTAGTGTGACCTCGCAGTGCGGCTCCGCCGACGTGGTGGAAGCACTCGGGGTGGACATCATGCTGTCGCCCGAGCGCCTGGCCGCGTGTCTGAAAGAGATCGGCATCGCTTTCCTGTTCGCGCCCAACATCCATGCCACGCTGAAGCACGTGCAAGCGGCGCGGCGCGAGCTGAAGTTGCGCACCATCTTCAACCTGCTAGGTCCGCTCACCAATCCGGCGCGCGCGTCGGCGCAGGTGGTGGGCGTCTACGCGGAGGCGCTGGTAGAAAAACTGGGCGAGGCGCTCCGCCGGCTGGGATTGCAGCGTGCGCTCGTCGTCCACGGCATGGATGGGCTCGACGAGATCACCATCTCGCGCGAGACCAAAGTGGCGGAGCTGCGCGATGGACGGCTGAAGACTTACTACGTGCAGCCGGAAGAGTTGGGCGTGCCGCGCCGGCCGCTGGAAGAGATTGCCGGCGGCGACGCGAAGCAGAACGCGAAGATCATCCGCGAGGTGCTGGCGGGGAAGAAGTCGGCGCGCCGCGACGTCGTGCTGATGAACGCGGCCGCGGCGCTGGTCGTCGCGGGCAAGGTGGATAAGATCGCCGCCGGCATGCCGCTGGCGCAGGAGTCCATCGATTCGGGCAAGGCAAAGCAGAAGCTCGACGCGCTGGTGAAGTTCACGACCAGCGCTAAGAAAGTTTCTTAA
- a CDS encoding glypican family protein, giving the protein MADRFRCGVCELTEDQCKCERYCGLCQGLHNVRLCNDGLYYCLDCREACDLQAQEAESHN; this is encoded by the coding sequence ATGGCAGACCGATTCCGCTGCGGGGTATGCGAACTGACGGAAGACCAGTGCAAGTGCGAGCGCTATTGCGGGCTGTGCCAGGGCCTGCACAACGTCCGCTTGTGCAACGACGGGCTGTACTACTGCCTGGATTGCCGCGAGGCCTGCGACTTGCAGGCGCAGGAAGCGGAATCGCATAACTAA
- the gcvT gene encoding glycine cleavage system aminomethyltransferase GcvT, with amino-acid sequence MSSSIATVLRKTALNPVHRSLGAKMVDFGGWDMPVEYPGGFNCKTGGLIQEHLAVRTGVGLFDVSHMGDIRVSGPQALDAVQHISMNDASKLAIGQAQYSALLYPQGTFVDDVIVHRLGESDYLLVINAGTREKDVDWVRDNTRAFDAKVEDVGDKYTQLAIQGPRAAELLQRLTDVDLSKIKNYWFTHGTVCGLPNTLIARTGYTAEDGFEIYVPSDEATSKRVWNEVLQAGKAFDILPCGLGARNTLRLEGKMALYGHEISDETTVWEAGLDRFIKMEKPDFIGRAALEKQRATGIRRTLVGLEMVDRGIARDGYKLFDEGGHEEIGYVTSGSPSPFLKKNIALAYVPPNFSSLDTTVLVEVRAQKLKAKVVATPFYKRAKKT; translated from the coding sequence TTGTCCTCCTCCATCGCCACCGTGCTCCGCAAGACGGCGCTCAATCCCGTCCATCGCTCGCTGGGCGCGAAGATGGTGGACTTCGGCGGCTGGGACATGCCGGTCGAATATCCCGGCGGCTTCAATTGCAAAACCGGCGGACTGATCCAGGAACACTTGGCGGTGCGCACCGGCGTGGGATTGTTCGACGTCTCGCACATGGGCGATATCCGCGTCTCTGGTCCGCAAGCGCTCGACGCCGTGCAGCACATCTCGATGAACGATGCGTCGAAGCTCGCCATCGGTCAGGCGCAGTATTCTGCCCTGCTCTATCCGCAAGGGACTTTTGTCGATGACGTGATCGTCCATCGCCTGGGCGAGAGCGACTACCTGCTCGTCATCAACGCCGGCACGCGCGAGAAGGATGTCGATTGGGTGCGTGACAACACGCGCGCGTTCGACGCCAAGGTCGAGGACGTGGGCGACAAGTACACGCAGCTCGCTATCCAGGGACCGCGCGCTGCCGAGCTGCTGCAAAGACTCACCGACGTGGACTTATCGAAGATCAAGAATTACTGGTTCACGCACGGCACCGTCTGCGGCTTACCCAACACGCTCATCGCGCGTACGGGCTACACCGCCGAAGATGGCTTCGAGATCTATGTTCCGTCCGACGAAGCCACCAGCAAGCGCGTGTGGAACGAAGTGCTGCAAGCGGGAAAGGCGTTCGACATCCTTCCCTGCGGCCTGGGTGCGCGCAACACGCTGCGCCTCGAAGGCAAGATGGCGCTCTACGGCCACGAGATATCCGACGAGACCACCGTGTGGGAAGCCGGGCTCGACCGCTTCATAAAAATGGAGAAGCCGGACTTCATCGGACGCGCGGCGTTAGAGAAACAGCGCGCCACCGGCATCCGCCGCACGCTCGTCGGCCTGGAGATGGTCGACCGCGGCATCGCGCGCGATGGCTACAAACTCTTCGACGAAGGTGGACACGAGGAGATCGGCTACGTGACCAGCGGCTCGCCCTCACCTTTCCTGAAGAAGAACATCGCGCTGGCTTACGTCCCACCGAATTTTTCTTCGCTCGATACCACGGTGCTGGTCGAAGTCCGCGCGCAGAAGCTGAAAGCCAAGGTCGTCGCGACACCGTTTTATAAACGTGCCAAAAAAACGTAA
- the gcvH gene encoding glycine cleavage system protein GcvH: MAYPKDLKYTKEHEWIRVEGDTGDIGTIGITDHAQQALGDIVFVELPKPGADISAGKSFGTVESVKAVSELYAPVSGSVTAVNEELNTAPEKINSEPHSAWMIKVKIKDKNELNSLLSADDYEKFVAEESH, encoded by the coding sequence ATGGCCTACCCAAAGGATCTGAAGTACACCAAAGAGCACGAGTGGATAAGAGTCGAAGGTGACACCGGCGACATCGGTACCATCGGCATCACCGACCACGCGCAGCAAGCGCTCGGCGACATCGTCTTCGTCGAACTGCCCAAACCCGGCGCCGACATATCGGCGGGCAAGAGCTTCGGCACCGTGGAGTCGGTCAAAGCGGTGAGCGAGCTCTATGCGCCCGTCTCCGGCAGCGTGACGGCGGTGAATGAGGAACTCAACACCGCGCCCGAGAAGATCAACAGCGAACCCCACTCCGCCTGGATGATCAAGGTCAAGATCAAAGACAAGAACGAGTTGAACTCACTGCTCAGCGCCGATGATTACGAGAAGTTCGTCGCGGAAGAGAGCCACTAA
- the gcvPA gene encoding aminomethyl-transferring glycine dehydrogenase subunit GcvPA — protein MRYLPKSPADREQMLSDIGCKSIDDLFAPIPGEYRLKRDLKVPPQMAESEILDFFRRSSRDNAAGYATFLGAGAYSHYRPVVIDSLVSRGEFFTAYTPYQAEIAQGTLQAIFEFQTMICELTGMEVANASMYDGSTAVPEAAMMSVRLTGRSQVVIARSVHPEYREVLRTYAQHQGLPIAEAGFAANGRLDMAALEQAVTDQTACIMIQSPNFFGTIEDVAALADFAHKKGALLVVSIAEAVSLGAVKPPVEADIVAMEAQSFGVPLGFGGPYAGVIATKDKFVRQMPGRLVGQTVDKHGRRGFVLTLSTREQHIRREKATSNICTNQALVATMATIFMTIYGREGLKELAEYNLAKAAYAAGEFGRKAKVLFSGAPRFNEFVVQTTADPHQMNDRLLEQKIIGGFPLKKFYPELGNASLWCCTELTTKANIDAAVKAVGQ, from the coding sequence GTGCGCTATCTTCCGAAATCTCCCGCCGACCGCGAACAGATGCTGAGCGATATCGGCTGCAAGTCCATCGACGACCTCTTCGCGCCCATCCCCGGCGAGTACCGGCTGAAGCGTGACCTCAAAGTCCCGCCGCAGATGGCCGAGAGTGAGATCCTCGACTTCTTTCGCCGGTCGTCCCGCGACAACGCCGCTGGATACGCGACCTTCCTCGGCGCCGGCGCGTACAGCCACTATCGTCCGGTGGTGATCGATTCGCTCGTCTCGCGCGGCGAGTTCTTCACCGCCTACACGCCGTACCAAGCCGAGATCGCGCAGGGGACGCTGCAGGCCATCTTCGAATTCCAAACCATGATCTGCGAACTCACCGGCATGGAAGTCGCGAACGCTTCCATGTATGACGGTTCCACCGCCGTGCCCGAAGCGGCGATGATGTCCGTGCGGCTCACCGGACGCAGCCAGGTGGTGATCGCGCGCAGCGTCCATCCCGAATATCGCGAGGTGCTGCGCACCTACGCGCAGCACCAGGGCTTGCCCATCGCGGAGGCCGGCTTCGCCGCGAACGGACGCCTCGACATGGCTGCGCTCGAGCAAGCGGTCACCGACCAGACGGCGTGCATCATGATCCAATCGCCGAATTTTTTCGGCACCATCGAAGACGTTGCCGCGCTCGCCGACTTCGCGCACAAAAAAGGCGCGCTGCTCGTCGTCTCCATCGCGGAAGCCGTCTCGCTCGGCGCGGTCAAGCCGCCGGTCGAAGCGGACATCGTTGCCATGGAAGCGCAATCTTTCGGCGTGCCGCTGGGCTTCGGCGGTCCGTATGCCGGTGTGATCGCGACCAAAGACAAGTTCGTCCGCCAGATGCCCGGCCGCCTCGTCGGCCAGACCGTCGACAAGCACGGCCGCCGCGGCTTCGTCCTCACGCTCTCCACGCGCGAGCAGCACATCCGCCGCGAAAAGGCGACCTCGAACATCTGTACCAACCAGGCGCTCGTCGCGACCATGGCGACCATCTTCATGACCATCTATGGACGCGAGGGTCTGAAGGAACTCGCCGAGTACAACCTCGCCAAGGCCGCCTACGCGGCCGGCGAGTTTGGCAGAAAAGCTAAAGTGCTCTTCTCGGGGGCGCCGCGCTTCAACGAGTTCGTCGTCCAGACCACGGCGGACCCGCACCAGATGAATGACCGTCTGCTGGAACAAAAGATCATCGGCGGCTTCCCGCTCAAGAAGTTCTATCCCGAGCTGGGCAACGCCTCGCTGTGGTGCTGCACCGAGTTGACGACCAAGGCGAACATCGACGCAGCCGTGAAGGCGGTGGGGCAATGA
- the gcvPB gene encoding aminomethyl-transferring glycine dehydrogenase subunit GcvPB: MSASQNGPQNGPQNGPKKATPHINPNEGLIFEKSSPGKRGYKLPPLDVPAVSAAEALGTAARADLGNMPEVSEIEIIRHFTRISTWNYGVDTGMYPLGSCTMKYNARVNEAAARIEGLANAHPYQPEKLSQGALRVMKTLADCLLDITGQDAITLQPAAGAHGEMTGILLIRAYLQSKGDARKKILIPDSAHGTNPATAAICGYAVENLKSNDAGMVDVPSLVAQMNEDVAGLMLTNPNTLGIFEQEIHKIADILHAKGGLLYMDGANMNALVGKTRPGDFNVDVMHLNLHKTFSTPHGGGGPGSGPVACKKHLEPFLPTPVVVEKKDGTLGFDYNRPQSIGRVRAWYGNFGMHVRALAYILANGPDGLRMTTEDAVLNANYIRKQLEGVYDLPYSTPSMHEVVFSDRKQTQRGIKTGDIAKRLIDYGFHPYTVSFPLIVAGALMIEPTESESKEELDLFIDAMRDIARECEQDPDLILSAPHSTRLSRLDEVQAARKPILRWKPPAKE; encoded by the coding sequence ATGAGCGCGTCACAGAACGGACCCCAGAACGGACCCCAGAACGGTCCGAAGAAAGCCACTCCCCATATCAATCCGAACGAAGGACTGATCTTCGAGAAGTCGTCGCCCGGCAAGCGCGGCTACAAGCTGCCGCCGCTCGATGTTCCCGCCGTGAGCGCCGCCGAAGCCCTCGGCACGGCCGCACGCGCCGACCTGGGCAACATGCCTGAGGTCTCCGAGATCGAGATCATCCGGCACTTCACCCGCATCTCGACGTGGAACTACGGTGTGGACACCGGGATGTACCCGCTCGGCTCCTGCACCATGAAATACAACGCGCGCGTGAACGAAGCCGCGGCGCGCATCGAAGGACTCGCCAACGCGCATCCCTACCAGCCAGAGAAACTTTCGCAGGGCGCGTTGCGCGTGATGAAGACGCTCGCCGACTGCCTGCTCGATATCACCGGACAAGACGCCATCACGCTGCAGCCCGCCGCCGGCGCGCACGGCGAGATGACCGGCATCCTGCTCATCCGCGCTTATCTGCAGAGTAAGGGCGACGCGCGCAAGAAGATCCTCATTCCCGACTCCGCGCACGGAACCAATCCTGCGACCGCGGCCATCTGCGGTTACGCCGTCGAGAATCTGAAGTCGAACGATGCCGGCATGGTCGACGTTCCTTCCCTCGTCGCGCAGATGAACGAAGACGTTGCCGGACTGATGCTCACCAATCCGAACACGCTTGGCATCTTCGAGCAGGAGATCCACAAGATCGCGGACATCCTGCACGCCAAGGGCGGCCTGCTCTACATGGACGGCGCCAACATGAACGCGCTCGTCGGCAAGACGCGTCCGGGCGACTTCAACGTGGACGTGATGCACCTGAACCTGCACAAGACGTTTTCCACGCCTCACGGAGGCGGCGGCCCCGGCTCCGGACCAGTCGCATGCAAGAAACATCTCGAGCCGTTCCTGCCCACGCCCGTGGTGGTCGAGAAGAAAGACGGCACGCTCGGCTTCGACTACAACCGCCCGCAGTCCATCGGACGCGTGCGCGCGTGGTATGGCAACTTCGGCATGCACGTGCGCGCGCTCGCCTACATCCTCGCCAACGGGCCCGATGGCTTGCGCATGACCACCGAAGACGCCGTGCTCAACGCCAACTACATCCGCAAGCAACTCGAAGGCGTTTACGACCTGCCGTACTCCACCCCCAGCATGCACGAGGTCGTGTTCAGCGATCGCAAGCAGACGCAGCGCGGCATCAAGACCGGCGACATCGCCAAGCGGCTTATCGACTACGGATTCCATCCTTATACAGTCTCGTTCCCGCTCATCGTGGCCGGGGCGCTCATGATCGAGCCGACCGAGAGCGAGTCCAAGGAAGAGCTCGACCTTTTCATCGACGCGATGCGCGATATCGCGCGCGAGTGCGAGCAGGATCCCGACCTCATCCTGAGTGCACCGCACAGCACGCGGCTCTCGCGCCTCGACGAAGTCCAGGCCGCCAGGAAACCTATCCTGCGCTGGAAGCCGCCGGCGAAGGAGTAG
- a CDS encoding LytTR family DNA-binding domain-containing protein, with translation MPLSAVIVDDEQLARDELVYLLKSAGDVEVVAQGSNGLEAVNLIKEHAPDLVFLDVQMPGLDGFGVIKKLIDRKVPLPQIVFATAYDQYAVKAFEVNAVDYLLKPFDKKRVAQSVAKARKNLDKKKEAKVEGAPAASQLDTLVKMLEQQQAPQPNKLLLRTAGRMFLVDQKEICYASIEDGVITVVTSQMEGQSNCRTLEELLDSLDPKAFWRAHRSYLVNINRIKEVVPWFKSSYQLRMDDKKQTEVPVSRAQTKRLRELFGL, from the coding sequence ATGCCCCTTTCCGCCGTCATCGTCGACGACGAACAGCTCGCGCGCGACGAGCTCGTCTACCTGCTCAAGTCCGCCGGCGATGTAGAAGTCGTCGCGCAGGGCAGCAACGGACTGGAGGCGGTGAACCTCATCAAGGAGCACGCGCCCGACCTGGTCTTTCTCGACGTCCAGATGCCCGGGCTCGACGGCTTTGGCGTCATCAAGAAACTCATCGACAGGAAAGTGCCACTGCCGCAGATCGTCTTCGCGACCGCTTACGACCAGTACGCGGTGAAGGCCTTCGAAGTGAACGCGGTGGACTACCTGCTCAAGCCCTTCGACAAGAAGCGCGTGGCGCAATCGGTCGCCAAGGCGCGCAAGAATCTCGATAAGAAGAAGGAAGCCAAGGTGGAAGGCGCGCCCGCAGCCAGCCAGCTCGACACGTTGGTCAAGATGCTCGAGCAGCAGCAGGCGCCGCAGCCCAACAAGCTGCTGCTGCGCACCGCGGGACGCATGTTCCTCGTCGACCAGAAAGAGATCTGCTACGCCAGCATCGAAGACGGCGTCATCACGGTGGTCACTTCGCAGATGGAAGGCCAGTCGAACTGCCGCACGCTCGAAGAGCTGCTCGACTCGCTCGACCCGAAGGCTTTCTGGCGCGCCCACCGCTCGTATCTGGTGAACATCAACCGGATCAAGGAGGTCGTCCCCTGGTTCAAGTCCAGCTACCAGCTGCGCATGGACGACAAGAAGCAGACTGAGGTCCCGGTCTCGCGCGCGCAGACGAAAAGGCTGCGGGAGTTGTTCGGACTGTGA
- a CDS encoding VCBS repeat-containing protein codes for MTRRAAFGILLASLLLAASAQNTPQKQRQAPISDGVAANRIIFAVFGSSSISGSEPGTLIDPVVMIAGSHYVKPPEGPRPGEDGRGKPWSEFRRNYYAPGTRYPLYFGGKRAGEVSVQRGGKVSCRSLAALVTMTGLRPLQTGNFALAVFGGPPASHANERRFAKPAELQVAMTYAQRAFAANGVRRHLLGKAQAISVVVTDLDRDGQYEMVASYKLAGPGAVHRLFLILYNSGDGTYQPLVSQYNIATDADMTNSREEMFVDQIDLDGDGMDEVFTRTSLYQGWTYAMYKKGPNGWGMVYTGGGGGC; via the coding sequence GTGACCCGCCGCGCCGCCTTCGGAATCCTGCTTGCTTCCCTGCTGTTGGCCGCGAGCGCGCAGAACACGCCACAGAAACAGCGCCAGGCCCCCATTTCCGACGGCGTTGCGGCGAACCGCATCATCTTCGCGGTGTTTGGTTCGAGTTCGATCTCCGGTTCGGAGCCGGGCACGCTCATCGATCCCGTAGTCATGATCGCAGGTTCGCACTACGTGAAGCCGCCGGAAGGGCCGCGGCCGGGAGAAGACGGTCGGGGAAAGCCTTGGTCGGAATTCCGGAGAAACTATTACGCGCCGGGCACGAGGTATCCGCTCTACTTCGGGGGCAAGCGCGCGGGCGAAGTGTCCGTCCAACGTGGCGGCAAGGTGAGCTGCCGGTCGCTGGCCGCGCTCGTTACCATGACTGGCCTGCGACCACTCCAAACTGGCAACTTCGCGCTTGCCGTCTTCGGCGGTCCGCCGGCGTCGCACGCCAACGAGCGTCGCTTCGCCAAACCCGCCGAACTTCAGGTCGCGATGACATACGCACAGCGCGCCTTCGCCGCGAACGGCGTGCGCCGCCATCTTCTCGGCAAGGCGCAGGCGATATCCGTCGTCGTCACCGACCTCGATCGCGATGGACAGTACGAAATGGTCGCCAGCTACAAGCTCGCCGGTCCGGGCGCGGTGCATCGCCTCTTCCTCATCCTCTACAACAGCGGCGACGGCACCTATCAGCCGCTCGTCTCCCAGTACAACATCGCCACCGACGCTGACATGACGAACTCCAGAGAGGAAATGTTCGTGGACCAGATCGATCTCGACGGCGATGGCATGGATGAGGTTTTCACCCGCACCTCTCTCTACCAGGGCTGGACCTACGCCATGTACAAGAAGGGTCCGAATGGCTGGGGCATGGTCTACACCGGCGGTGGTGGCGGCTGCTGA
- the purS gene encoding phosphoribosylformylglycinamidine synthase subunit PurS has translation MKAYVYVALKKTVLDPQGKTIHGALKKMGHAAIADVRQGKYFELTLNGGLDKAAAQQEVERIAREVLTNPVIEEFSYKLED, from the coding sequence ATGAAAGCTTATGTCTACGTCGCATTGAAAAAGACCGTGCTCGATCCCCAGGGCAAGACCATCCATGGCGCGCTCAAGAAAATGGGACACGCCGCCATTGCAGACGTCCGCCAGGGCAAGTACTTCGAGCTCACGCTCAATGGTGGCCTCGATAAGGCGGCCGCGCAGCAGGAGGTCGAACGCATCGCCCGCGAGGTGCTCACCAACCCGGTCATCGAAGAATTTTCGTACAAGCTCGAAGACTGA
- the glmS gene encoding glutamine--fructose-6-phosphate transaminase (isomerizing): MCGIVGYVGKKRVVPVILDGLKRLEYRGYDSAGIAVAGNGEGLQVRRAEGKLRNLEEVIRLKPMDGTYGIGHTRWATHGRPTEENAHPHRDCTGKIVVVHNGIIENYIALKKKLVESGHKFSTETDTEVIAHLVEKYLFAKANGSRPSLEEAVRKTVKELTGVFAIAVISEDEPNKIVVARNGPPAVIGLGKDEYFVASDVPAILYHTRDLFFLADGDLAVITPTGVQLTDFDGKPIQRQVQHITWDPIMAEKGGFKHFMLKEIYEQPRAVRDTTLGRVSLDSGKVFLDEMEITEKEFKELRKVVIAACGTSWHAALAGKFMIERLARIPVEVDYASEYRYRDPIVEEKSVTLLISQSGETADTIAAQRESKAKGTKTLAICNVVGSMITREAAGTIYTHAGPEIGVASTKAFTAQLTALFLFALYLGEIRGAITPEQAKVLIAELNRLPGKLESIFARDEEIEDLAKIFQRSQDFLFLGRGIHYPIALEGALKLKEISYIHAEGYPAGEMKHGPNALIDENLPVVIIATCDRNDPASVQRYEKTMSNVREVKARSGTVIAVATEGDEEIKEAADHVIYVPPAPELLAPILEIVPLQLLAYHIAVRRGCDVDQPRNLAKSVTVE, translated from the coding sequence ATGTGTGGAATCGTTGGATACGTCGGTAAGAAACGCGTCGTGCCGGTGATCCTCGATGGCCTCAAGCGCCTCGAGTATCGTGGCTACGATTCGGCGGGCATCGCCGTCGCCGGTAACGGCGAAGGCCTCCAGGTCCGGCGCGCCGAGGGCAAGCTCCGCAACCTCGAAGAGGTCATCCGTCTCAAGCCGATGGACGGCACCTACGGCATCGGCCACACCCGCTGGGCCACGCACGGGCGCCCGACCGAAGAAAACGCTCACCCGCACCGCGACTGCACCGGGAAGATCGTCGTCGTCCACAACGGCATCATCGAGAACTACATCGCGCTCAAGAAGAAGCTGGTCGAGAGCGGCCACAAATTTTCGACCGAGACCGATACGGAGGTCATCGCGCACCTGGTGGAGAAGTACCTTTTCGCCAAGGCCAACGGCTCGCGTCCGTCGCTCGAAGAAGCCGTCCGCAAGACGGTGAAAGAGCTCACCGGCGTCTTCGCTATCGCCGTCATCTCGGAGGATGAGCCCAACAAGATCGTCGTCGCGCGCAACGGTCCGCCTGCCGTCATCGGCCTGGGCAAGGACGAATACTTTGTCGCGAGCGACGTTCCCGCCATCCTCTATCACACACGCGACCTGTTCTTTTTGGCCGATGGCGACCTCGCCGTCATCACGCCCACCGGCGTGCAGCTCACCGACTTCGACGGCAAACCCATCCAGCGCCAGGTGCAGCACATCACCTGGGATCCGATCATGGCGGAAAAGGGCGGCTTCAAGCACTTCATGCTCAAGGAGATCTATGAGCAGCCGCGCGCCGTCCGCGATACCACCCTGGGCCGCGTCTCGCTCGATAGCGGCAAGGTCTTCCTCGACGAGATGGAGATCACCGAAAAGGAATTCAAGGAACTGCGGAAGGTCGTGATCGCCGCCTGCGGCACCAGCTGGCATGCCGCCCTGGCCGGAAAATTCATGATCGAGCGCCTCGCGCGTATCCCAGTGGAAGTGGATTACGCCAGCGAATACCGCTATCGCGACCCCATCGTCGAAGAAAAGTCGGTCACGCTGCTAATCTCGCAGTCGGGCGAGACGGCGGACACCATCGCCGCACAGCGTGAATCGAAAGCCAAAGGCACGAAGACGCTGGCCATCTGCAACGTCGTGGGCTCGATGATCACGCGCGAAGCGGCCGGGACCATCTACACCCACGCCGGTCCGGAGATCGGCGTGGCGTCGACGAAAGCCTTCACCGCGCAGCTCACCGCGCTCTTTCTGTTTGCGCTCTATCTCGGCGAGATCCGCGGCGCCATCACGCCGGAGCAGGCGAAGGTGCTCATCGCGGAACTGAACCGCCTGCCCGGCAAACTGGAATCCATCTTCGCGCGCGACGAAGAGATCGAAGACCTCGCGAAGATCTTCCAGCGCTCGCAGGATTTCCTCTTCCTCGGCCGCGGCATCCACTATCCCATCGCGCTCGAAGGCGCGCTCAAGTTGAAGGAGATCTCCTACATCCACGCCGAGGGATATCCCGCTGGCGAGATGAAGCACGGTCCCAACGCGCTCATCGACGAGAACCTTCCCGTCGTCATCATCGCCACCTGCGACCGTAACGACCCCGCTTCGGTACAGCGCTACGAGAAGACGATGTCAAACGTCCGCGAGGTAAAAGCCCGCTCCGGCACCGTGATCGCCGTCGCCACCGAAGGGGACGAGGAGATCAAGGAGGCCGCCGATCACGTCATCTACGTGCCGCCCGCGCCCGAACTGCTCGCGCCCATCCTGGAGATCGTGCCGCTGCAACTGCTCGCGTATCACATCGCCGTTCGCCGCGGCTGCGATGTGGATCAGCCGCGCAACCTGGCAAAATCCGTCACCGTGGAATAA
- a CDS encoding FAD-dependent oxidoreductase, with translation MARPIYTAKLARSRWLSDQTRHFEWQVEELDRFEFKAGQFVSMLETKEDGKHITRAYSIASAARGREFDLCLNRVPHGYFSNFLCDLKDGSEVKFHGPHGHFTLREPLRDAIFVATGTGIAPMRGFVQHLFGNAAAGAARRQGQRFWLVFGTRYDKDTYYHEEFEAYAAAYPEFRYEVTVSRPTEAWKGRVGYVQGILKEIVGTMSPDQRNATDAYICGLNNMVADVRLLLTEAGFEKQQIIFERYD, from the coding sequence TTGGCTCGCCCCATTTACACCGCCAAACTCGCGCGCAGCCGTTGGCTCAGCGATCAGACACGGCACTTCGAGTGGCAGGTCGAGGAGCTCGACCGCTTCGAGTTCAAAGCCGGGCAGTTCGTCTCCATGCTCGAGACCAAAGAGGATGGCAAGCACATCACGCGCGCTTACTCCATCGCCTCCGCCGCCCGCGGACGCGAGTTCGATCTCTGCCTCAACCGCGTGCCGCACGGGTACTTCTCGAATTTTCTCTGCGACCTGAAAGATGGCAGCGAGGTCAAGTTCCATGGTCCCCACGGACACTTCACCTTGCGCGAGCCGCTGCGCGACGCCATCTTCGTCGCCACCGGCACCGGCATCGCACCCATGCGCGGCTTTGTGCAGCACCTTTTCGGCAATGCCGCGGCCGGCGCGGCGCGTCGCCAAGGCCAGCGTTTCTGGCTCGTCTTCGGCACCCGCTACGACAAGGACACCTATTACCACGAGGAGTTCGAGGCCTACGCCGCCGCCTATCCCGAGTTTCGCTACGAGGTCACTGTCTCGCGGCCAACGGAAGCTTGGAAGGGACGCGTCGGCTACGTGCAGGGGATATTGAAAGAGATCGTCGGCACGATGTCTCCCGACCAACGCAACGCGACCGATGCATACATCTGCGGGCTGAACAACATGGTCGCCGATGTCCGCTTGCTGCTCACCGAAGCGGGCTTTGAAAAGCAGCAGATCATCTTTGAGCGTTACGACTGA